One stretch of Francisella sp. LA112445 DNA includes these proteins:
- the lptC gene encoding LPS export ABC transporter periplasmic protein LptC: MRFFTKYSFFANTVSIVVVVVSILYISYKALEGGIRPDAKEKIKSRVELTAYNFHYNEYDKEGDLKTNFISEKLEQYTNQDVKMTDLIEKSYKKETGKKTWQVKSKYGFSSKETNENLIHLYGGVDAIMFSKKKTDDNKGQTPSDDSKYSPSKIYIKTSEMYYNSDTKDFYNNNFVKMYDPKTGNNTTGVGVKGNAESKIINLNQDVRSYYASS; the protein is encoded by the coding sequence ACTGTTTCAATTGTAGTGGTAGTTGTTTCAATACTTTATATAAGTTATAAAGCTCTTGAAGGTGGTATAAGGCCTGATGCCAAAGAAAAAATTAAAAGTAGAGTTGAACTAACTGCTTATAATTTTCACTATAATGAGTATGATAAAGAAGGTGATCTGAAAACAAACTTCATTTCTGAAAAGTTAGAGCAGTATACTAACCAAGACGTCAAAATGACGGATCTTATTGAAAAAAGTTATAAGAAAGAAACAGGTAAGAAGACTTGGCAAGTTAAATCTAAATATGGATTTTCAAGTAAAGAAACTAACGAAAATCTAATTCATCTATATGGTGGTGTAGATGCTATTATGTTTTCAAAGAAGAAAACAGATGATAATAAAGGACAAACACCTTCAGATGATAGTAAATACTCTCCAAGTAAGATATATATAAAAACTTCAGAGATGTACTATAATAGTGACACAAAAGATTTTTATAACAATAATTTTGTTAAAATGTATGATCCTAAAACTGGTAATAACACGACCGGTGTTGGAGTTAAAGGTAATGCAGAATCAAAGATTATTAACCTTAATCAAGATGTAAGGAGCTACTATGCGTCAAGCTAA